From Pan troglodytes isolate AG18354 chromosome 9, NHGRI_mPanTro3-v2.0_pri, whole genome shotgun sequence, the proteins below share one genomic window:
- the EIF3F gene encoding eukaryotic translation initiation factor 3 subunit F (The RefSeq protein has 1 substitution compared to this genomic sequence) — protein MATPAVPVSAPPATPAPVPAAAPVSAPASVPAPTPAPAAAPVPAAAPASSSDPAAAAATTAAPGQTPASAQAPAQTPAPALPGPALPGPFPGGRVVRLHPVILASIVDSYERRNEGAARVIGTLLGTVDKHSVEVTNCFSVPHNESEDEVAVDMEFAKNMYELHKKVSPNELILGWYATGHDITEHSVLIHEYYSREAPNPIHLTVDTSLQNGRMSIKAYVSTLMGVPGRTMGVMFTPLTVKYAYYDTERIGVDLIMKTCFSPNRVIGLSSDLQQVGGASARIQDALSTVLQYAEDVLSGKVSADNTVGRFLMSLVNQVPKIVPDDFETMLNSNINDLLMVTYLANLTQSQIALNEKLVNL, from the exons ATGGCCACACCGGCGGTACCAGTAAGTGCTCCTCCGGCCACGCCAGCCCCAGTCCCGGCGGCGGCCCCAGCCTCGGCCCCAGCCTCAGTTCCAGCGCCAACGCCAGCACCGGCTGCGGCTCCGGTTCCCGCTGCGGCTCCAGCCTCATCCTCAGACCCTGCGGCAGCAGCGGCTACAACTGCGGCTCCTGGCCAGACCCCGGCCTCAGCGCAAGCTCCAGCGCAGACCCCAGCGCCCGCTCTGCCTGGTCCTGCTCTTCCAGGGCCCTTCCCCGGCGGCCGCGTGGTCAGGCTGCACCCAGTCATTTTGGCCTCCATTGTGGACAGCTACGAGAGACGCAACGAGGGTGCTGCCCGAGTTATCGGGACCCTGTTGG GAACTGTCGACAAACACTCAGTGGAGGTCACCAATTGCTTTTCAGTGCCGCACAATGAGTCAGAAGATGAA GTGGCTGTTGACATGGAATTTGCTAAGAATATGTATGAACTGCATAAAAAAGTTTCTCCAAATGAGCTCATCCTGGGCTG GTACGCTACAGGCCATGACATCACAGAGCACTCTGTGCTGATCCATGAGTACTACAGCCGAGAGGCCCCCAACCCCATCCACCTCACTGTGGACACAAGTCTCCAGAACGGCCGCATGAGCATCAAAGCCTATGTCAG CACTTTAATGGGTGTCCCTGGGAGGACCATGGGAGTGATGTTCACACCTCTGACAGTGAAATACGCATACTATGACACTGAACGCATCGGAG TTGACCTGATCATGAAGACCTGCTTTAGCCCCAACAGAGTGATTGGACTCTCAAGTGACTTGCAGCAAGTTGGAGGGGCATCAGCTCGCATCCAGGATGCCCTGAGTACAGTGTTGCAATATGCAGAGGATGTACTG TCTGGAAAGGTGTCAGCTGACAATACTGTGGGCCGCTTCCTGATGAGCCTGGTTAACCAAGTACCGAAAATAGTTCCCGATGACTTTGAGACCATGCTCAACAGCAACATCAAT GACCTTTTGATGGTGACCTACCTGGCCAACCTCACACAGTCACAGATTGCCCTCAATGAAAAACTTGTAAACCTGTGA